A stretch of the Paenibacillus dendritiformis genome encodes the following:
- a CDS encoding double zinc ribbon domain-containing protein: MDKMKLGLNQVKDKAQQTVEITRISAQIAGKKKEKTTQFALLGELVHEAYVKQELTEQMPRIESLSQTIQRLEGDLAALEKQLYKAKGEKLCGCGAVIAQESRFCNHCGQAVPLEPDEVIPASRPRRDDPPIAVNCPQCGALLNDEAERCVLCGEPSK, encoded by the coding sequence ATGGATAAAATGAAGCTTGGCCTCAATCAAGTGAAGGATAAGGCGCAGCAGACCGTGGAGATTACGCGGATCAGCGCGCAGATTGCGGGGAAAAAGAAAGAAAAAACAACTCAGTTCGCCCTGCTCGGCGAACTGGTGCACGAAGCGTATGTCAAGCAGGAGTTGACGGAGCAGATGCCGCGCATCGAGAGCCTCTCGCAAACTATCCAGCGGCTGGAGGGAGACCTCGCCGCCTTGGAGAAGCAGCTGTACAAGGCCAAGGGCGAGAAACTATGCGGCTGCGGGGCCGTCATCGCGCAGGAATCCAGATTCTGCAACCACTGCGGGCAGGCGGTGCCGCTGGAGCCGGACGAGGTTATTCCGGCTTCCCGCCCCAGACGGGACGATCCTCCGATCGCCGTTAATTGCCCGCAGTGCGGAGCGCTGCTGAACGATGAAGCGGAGCGCTGCGTTCTGTGCGGCGAGCCGTCGAAATAG
- a CDS encoding helix-turn-helix domain-containing protein, producing the protein MKGNSAESSARPAWVYVMKDIRYCMLAANGHAKQEQHGFYSLWVVTRGSGKIDMAGTVFRLEQGKCYSTPPGAASAVVSGDAGLCCYRLAFDALRTDIADGTNEPPGAGEPFPCRGEVLCHPFSQCIEHVEAIYRWRHDSDAMAVFDNHIRFQQLLRFILGQNQAAAGGTSQADAVRKSILHIEQHYTERLTVEQLAEQAAVARWKYTSLFKRMTGLTPLEYVNKIRIERAKHLLVTTNDRLYEIGQHVGFNNEYYFSRRFRQEVGISPGHYRRNHREQPRVFAPFLEDFVVALGMTPVMQGTHPGWGQQEYLGIGHVPVFDVAEGDIGALIRCQPDIILLDEGFSRWIQGERFGGLAPVHSLDHPGEDWRTTLRMASVLLGKTDLVDNIIAKYESKAGEARSRLQRTVRNGTVACLRISAAGVSLYGGPELGYTGPVLYRDLGLTPHPLVRQLASRTRKAALTVEWLARLDADHLFITFDKRHSEAPGEERDLLDSSVWRKLPAVRNRRVYEVDFWAWMNYGVIAHSRKIDDVLNALA; encoded by the coding sequence ATGAAGGGGAATTCAGCCGAATCATCGGCTCGCCCAGCCTGGGTATATGTAATGAAGGACATTCGGTACTGCATGCTTGCCGCGAATGGCCACGCAAAGCAAGAACAACACGGTTTTTATTCGCTGTGGGTCGTCACCAGAGGCAGCGGAAAAATCGACATGGCCGGGACGGTATTCCGCCTCGAACAGGGGAAATGCTACAGCACGCCTCCCGGCGCGGCCTCCGCCGTTGTGTCCGGGGATGCCGGCTTGTGCTGTTACCGCTTGGCCTTCGACGCATTGCGGACGGATATTGCCGATGGGACGAACGAACCGCCTGGGGCGGGCGAGCCGTTCCCTTGCCGAGGGGAGGTATTATGCCATCCGTTCTCGCAGTGTATCGAGCATGTGGAAGCCATTTATCGATGGCGGCATGACAGCGATGCGATGGCGGTCTTCGACAACCATATCCGGTTCCAGCAATTGCTGAGGTTCATCCTGGGGCAGAATCAGGCGGCCGCGGGCGGGACAAGCCAGGCCGATGCCGTCCGCAAATCGATTTTGCATATCGAGCAGCATTATACGGAGCGGTTGACTGTAGAGCAGCTGGCGGAGCAGGCGGCGGTCGCGCGCTGGAAATATACCAGCTTATTTAAAAGAATGACGGGTCTTACCCCGCTTGAGTATGTGAATAAAATCCGAATCGAACGGGCGAAACACTTGCTGGTGACGACGAATGATCGGCTCTATGAGATCGGACAGCATGTCGGCTTCAATAATGAATATTATTTCAGCCGCCGATTCCGGCAGGAGGTCGGGATCTCGCCTGGGCATTACCGGCGCAATCATCGCGAGCAGCCTCGCGTCTTTGCCCCGTTCCTCGAAGATTTCGTGGTGGCTCTGGGCATGACCCCCGTCATGCAGGGCACCCATCCCGGGTGGGGACAGCAGGAGTATCTAGGGATCGGCCATGTGCCGGTCTTCGATGTCGCGGAAGGCGATATCGGGGCTCTCATCCGCTGCCAACCCGATATCATCCTGCTCGATGAAGGCTTCAGCCGGTGGATTCAAGGGGAACGGTTCGGCGGCTTGGCGCCGGTGCATTCGCTGGATCATCCCGGCGAAGACTGGCGCACGACGCTGCGCATGGCGTCGGTCCTGCTGGGGAAGACGGATCTGGTCGATAACATTATTGCGAAGTATGAGAGCAAGGCAGGAGAGGCGAGAAGCCGGCTGCAGCGCACCGTCCGGAATGGAACTGTCGCGTGTCTCCGAATCTCGGCTGCGGGCGTCAGCTTGTACGGGGGTCCTGAGCTTGGGTATACGGGCCCGGTTCTGTACCGCGACCTCGGCTTGACGCCGCATCCTCTGGTGCGTCAGTTGGCGAGCCGGACGCGGAAGGCTGCCCTGACTGTTGAATGGCTTGCGAGGCTCGATGCCGACCATCTGTTCATCACCTTCGACAAGCGCCATTCCGAAGCGCCCGGAGAGGAAAGGGATCTATTGGATTCATCGGTGTGGCGCAAGCTTCCGGCCGTGCGGAACCGGCGCGTCTATGAGGTCGACTTCTGGGCGTGGATGAATTATGGCGTCATCGCGCACAGCCGCAAAATCGACGATGTGCTTAACGCGCTGGCCTAG
- a CDS encoding lytic polysaccharide monooxygenase, translating to MNQLRLSNPFLSRLLLTCGVMLAAVVCMVLFADKAFGHGYVEGPASRAALCKSGQNQDCGAIIWEPQSLEAPKGFPNAGPADGKIASANGAFPKLDEQSATRWAKVNISSGQNTFNWKLTAPHATSSWKYYITKPGWNPNAALTRDSFVLTPFCSVDYKGARPPFTYSDTCNVPERTGYHVILAVWEIADTANAFYNVIDVNFSGTNPGDTEAPAAPTGLAVTGTTATSVSLSWNASSDNVGVTGYRIYNGSSLAASVSGATLSYTLSGLTSNTAYTFSVRAVDAAGNVSAASNTVSVTTPAVPVDTEAPTAPTGLHVMGTPTSSSVSLMWNPSTDNVGVTGYRIYSGGTLVATVSGSTTDYVVTGLSANTEYTFTVRAFDAAGNVSADSNAVTAKTADGPAIAAWAPNTAYAAGDQVTYNGSVYECRQPHTSLNGWEPPNVPALWTLK from the coding sequence ATGAATCAGCTGCGCCTGTCGAATCCATTTCTGTCCAGGCTGCTTCTTACCTGCGGAGTCATGCTGGCCGCCGTCGTCTGTATGGTGCTCTTCGCCGATAAAGCGTTCGGGCACGGCTATGTCGAAGGTCCGGCGAGCCGGGCCGCCTTGTGCAAATCCGGCCAGAACCAGGATTGCGGAGCGATCATCTGGGAGCCGCAAAGTCTGGAAGCTCCGAAGGGCTTCCCGAATGCAGGTCCGGCCGACGGCAAGATTGCCAGCGCCAACGGCGCTTTCCCGAAGCTTGATGAGCAATCGGCTACCCGTTGGGCCAAGGTCAACATTTCGAGCGGACAAAATACGTTCAACTGGAAATTGACCGCCCCCCATGCTACCTCCAGCTGGAAATACTACATCACGAAGCCCGGCTGGAACCCGAATGCCGCGCTTACTCGCGATTCATTCGTCCTGACTCCATTCTGCTCCGTGGACTATAAGGGAGCGCGCCCGCCGTTCACCTACTCGGATACATGCAATGTTCCGGAGCGTACGGGCTACCACGTGATCCTCGCCGTCTGGGAGATTGCCGACACGGCCAATGCCTTCTATAACGTCATCGACGTCAACTTCAGCGGCACCAATCCTGGCGACACCGAGGCGCCGGCCGCGCCGACCGGCCTTGCCGTAACGGGAACGACCGCCACGAGCGTGTCGCTCTCATGGAACGCCTCTTCGGACAACGTAGGCGTGACAGGCTACCGCATCTATAACGGCAGTTCGTTGGCTGCCTCCGTCTCTGGCGCCACATTGAGCTATACGTTGAGCGGGCTCACCTCGAACACCGCCTATACGTTCTCGGTTCGGGCGGTGGATGCCGCGGGCAACGTATCGGCGGCAAGCAATACCGTAAGCGTGACGACTCCGGCCGTGCCTGTTGATACGGAAGCGCCGACCGCGCCGACGGGCCTGCATGTCATGGGAACGCCGACATCCTCCAGCGTCTCGCTGATGTGGAACCCGTCCACGGACAACGTCGGCGTGACAGGGTACCGCATCTACAGCGGCGGCACGCTCGTGGCGACGGTATCCGGCAGCACGACGGACTATGTCGTGACCGGCTTGAGCGCCAATACGGAGTATACGTTCACCGTGCGGGCGTTCGACGCTGCCGGCAATGTATCCGCGGACAGCAATGCCGTAACGGCGAAGACTGCCGACGGCCCGGCCATTGCCGCCTGGGCGCCGAATACCGCCTATGCGGCCGGCGATCAAGTGACATATAACGGGTCGGTCTATGAGTGCAGACAGCCGCATACTTCGCTGAACGGATGGGAGCCGCCGAACGTTCCCGCGTTGTGGACGCTGAAATAA
- a CDS encoding NUDIX domain-containing protein, protein MGEIRNAVRALIVVDERILFIKKELPDAGVYYVLPGGAQEPNETLEETLRRECEEELGAALAAHRLLCVREYISGNHEYSHITKKVHAVEFIYDCRLRSRGTFPEERMATKPRSGSNGCRSAMSSPPWSTATSRSGIGNMYSRKPCMIFWASISRPIRWSLWPVPCFESTADNDRRRGCPIGSAQRLGADGTTTNIAAGKGAEDG, encoded by the coding sequence ATGGGAGAGATCCGCAATGCGGTGCGGGCGTTGATCGTCGTTGATGAGCGGATATTATTTATCAAGAAAGAGTTGCCGGATGCGGGGGTCTATTATGTGCTGCCGGGCGGAGCCCAGGAACCGAACGAGACGCTGGAGGAGACGCTGCGGCGCGAATGCGAGGAAGAGTTGGGAGCGGCCCTGGCGGCCCACCGGCTGCTCTGTGTGCGGGAGTATATTTCGGGGAACCATGAATATTCGCATATCACGAAGAAGGTCCATGCGGTCGAGTTCATCTATGACTGCCGGCTCCGGAGCAGGGGGACGTTCCCGGAGGAGCGCATGGCGACGAAGCCCAGATCGGGATCGAATGGCTGCCGGTCAGCGATGTCATCGCCACCGTGGAGCACAGCTACTTCTCGAAGCGGCATCGGAAATATGTATTCCCGCAAGCCCTGCATGATTTTTTGGGCGAGTATTTCGCGGCCAATCCGCTGGAGCCTGTGGCCAGTACCGTGTTTCGAGAGCACGGCTGACAACGATAGAAGAAGAGGCTGTCCCATAGGCAGCGCCCAAAGATTAGGGGCAGACGGGACAACAACGAACATAGCGGCCGGAAAAGGAGCGGAAGATGGGTGA
- a CDS encoding DUF421 domain-containing protein, producing the protein MQLHFTVEALLVLFTGFVLLRILGKKTVGEMTGLEIITLLAMASMIGHAVKGHGLWRTIITLCVFVSLLLVVQYLALRFNWVEKWFMGKATLIIKDGQIVTENLKKLRLSVDQLEAKLRATGIASISDVKYATLESSGHMGYELMRHAKPVTIGEMEKMLAQLEGKPRKQKQQPKENLFTEVVEQEHREPVRPELD; encoded by the coding sequence ATGCAATTACATTTCACCGTGGAAGCATTGCTTGTCTTGTTCACCGGGTTCGTATTGCTTCGAATTCTTGGAAAAAAAACAGTAGGGGAAATGACGGGGCTCGAGATCATAACGCTGTTGGCGATGGCTTCCATGATCGGGCATGCCGTGAAGGGCCACGGTTTATGGAGAACGATCATTACGCTGTGCGTCTTTGTCTCTCTGCTGCTGGTCGTCCAATATCTTGCGCTCCGGTTCAATTGGGTCGAGAAATGGTTCATGGGGAAAGCGACTCTGATTATTAAAGATGGGCAGATTGTCACGGAAAATTTAAAGAAGCTGCGCTTATCGGTCGATCAACTGGAGGCCAAGCTGAGAGCGACGGGTATCGCTTCTATCAGTGACGTCAAGTACGCTACTCTTGAAAGTTCGGGCCATATGGGGTATGAATTAATGCGGCATGCCAAGCCGGTCACGATCGGAGAGATGGAAAAAATGCTCGCTCAGCTTGAAGGGAAGCCGCGCAAGCAGAAGCAGCAGCCAAAGGAGAATCTGTTCACCGAAGTCGTGGAACAGGAGCATCGCGAGCCCGTTCGGCCCGAGCTGGATTGA
- a CDS encoding AAA family ATPase — protein MIVWLNGAFGSGKTTTAFELHRRIPDSFVYDPENAGFFIRKNVPSEMTRSDFQDYPMWRECNYSMLRHMNAEYGGVIIVPMTIVNADYFREIAGRLREDGAIVHHFALCASKEVLLKRLKTRGEGGQSWAARQIDRCIDGLSQPVFRQHLDTDSMTLEDVVSRIASECGLPILPDERGPFKKSWDRLATKVKHIRFFG, from the coding sequence ATGATTGTATGGTTGAACGGGGCGTTCGGCTCCGGCAAGACGACGACAGCCTTTGAGCTGCACCGGAGAATTCCGGATTCTTTTGTCTATGACCCGGAGAACGCAGGTTTTTTCATTCGGAAAAACGTGCCCAGTGAAATGACGCGAAGCGATTTTCAAGATTACCCGATGTGGCGGGAGTGCAATTACTCGATGCTTCGTCATATGAACGCCGAGTATGGCGGGGTTATCATTGTGCCGATGACGATCGTGAATGCCGATTATTTCCGCGAGATCGCAGGAAGGCTGCGGGAGGATGGCGCGATCGTGCATCATTTTGCCTTATGCGCATCCAAGGAAGTGCTCCTGAAGCGCTTGAAGACCCGCGGCGAGGGAGGGCAGTCGTGGGCGGCCCGGCAGATAGACCGATGCATCGACGGGTTGTCGCAGCCGGTGTTCCGCCAGCATCTCGACACCGATTCGATGACGTTGGAAGATGTTGTGTCCCGCATCGCTTCCGAATGCGGGCTGCCGATACTGCCGGATGAGAGAGGGCCGTTCAAGAAATCGTGGGATCGGCTCGCCACCAAAGTGAAGCATATCCGTTTTTTTGGCTGA
- a CDS encoding alpha-hydroxy-acid oxidizing protein — MTFDSEKLQMKIYESGDGAAKLLPVSFDEWESKAKSLLAAAPFGYVHGAAGAGDTNRSNVEAFQKYRIRPRVCCDITKRDMSISLFGAKLPFPVLFAPIGVNTILHPEGELAPARAAAKLGIPYILSNVSSIPMETVAEAMGNHVRWFQLYPPKNHELTRSFLERAEAAGYSAIVVTVDSTLLGWRETDLRNAYLPFLSGQGMGNYFTDPVFCSMLKEPPDQDKEAAVKLALDEGNNTCFTWKELDFIRQQTRLPVLIKGITHPDDAVMALEHGVDGIIVSNHGGRQLDGAVATLDSLPAIGEAVQGKVPVLLDSGIRRGADILKAIALGADAVLIGRPYAYALAVAGETGVREVMEHLVAETELQLAISGKSSIREVDASLVVQVK; from the coding sequence TTGACGTTCGATAGTGAAAAACTGCAAATGAAAATCTATGAGAGCGGAGACGGGGCGGCAAAGCTGCTGCCGGTCTCTTTCGATGAGTGGGAGAGCAAGGCGAAAAGTCTGTTGGCCGCGGCTCCGTTCGGCTATGTTCATGGGGCGGCCGGAGCGGGAGACACGAACCGCAGCAATGTCGAGGCCTTCCAGAAATATCGCATCCGGCCGAGGGTATGCTGCGACATTACGAAGCGGGATATGTCCATCTCCCTGTTCGGCGCCAAGCTCCCGTTCCCCGTTCTGTTCGCGCCGATCGGGGTAAATACGATTCTGCATCCGGAGGGCGAACTGGCTCCTGCCCGTGCGGCTGCCAAGCTGGGGATTCCTTATATACTCAGCAACGTGTCCAGTATCCCGATGGAGACCGTAGCCGAAGCGATGGGGAACCATGTCCGGTGGTTCCAGCTCTATCCTCCCAAAAATCATGAGCTCACCCGGAGCTTCCTTGAACGTGCCGAAGCGGCCGGATACTCCGCTATCGTCGTAACGGTGGACTCGACGCTGCTTGGATGGAGGGAGACGGATCTGCGCAATGCGTATCTTCCGTTTTTGTCCGGACAAGGCATGGGCAATTATTTTACGGATCCCGTGTTCTGCTCAATGTTGAAGGAGCCGCCGGATCAAGATAAGGAAGCGGCTGTTAAGCTTGCGCTGGATGAAGGCAACAACACCTGCTTTACATGGAAGGAATTGGACTTCATTCGCCAACAAACGCGTTTGCCCGTTCTAATCAAAGGGATTACGCATCCGGATGACGCCGTCATGGCTCTGGAGCATGGCGTTGATGGCATCATCGTCTCGAACCACGGCGGCAGGCAGCTGGATGGCGCGGTCGCCACGCTGGATTCGCTGCCCGCGATCGGCGAAGCGGTTCAAGGCAAGGTGCCGGTGCTGCTGGATAGCGGGATCCGAAGGGGAGCCGATATTCTGAAAGCTATCGCTCTGGGAGCGGATGCCGTGCTCATCGGCCGCCCCTATGCCTATGCCCTGGCTGTCGCGGGGGAGACCGGCGTGCGGGAGGTCATGGAGCATCTTGTTGCAGAGACCGAGCTGCAGCTGGCGATATCCGGAAAGAGTTCCATCCGGGAGGTTGATGCTTCCCTCGTCGTGCAAGTGAAATAA
- a CDS encoding SRPBCC family protein: MSYDIEQKFVIATASSALGLIRKGGVVMVGSQCREAIAANTGRAWEEWIQQLDRGVDPAWSHERIVRHIAAGYDITPEWSDMLALLYEQKLGRVPVGQTASAGVQIGVRRTMPVAEDKVWTFLLSSEGLPLWLGTMPSLPLEIRHEYMTEEGTRSQIRSVIPRQKLRLTWQPQGWEHPSTLQIYVLSKTAGKTTVSVHQEKLEDIYMREVMRRRWEEALDRIPSRLIG; this comes from the coding sequence ATGTCATACGACATTGAACAAAAATTCGTCATCGCGACGGCATCCAGCGCGCTGGGCTTGATCAGAAAGGGAGGGGTAGTGATGGTCGGTTCCCAATGCAGAGAAGCGATAGCAGCCAATACCGGCCGAGCCTGGGAAGAGTGGATTCAGCAGTTGGATCGGGGAGTGGATCCGGCCTGGTCCCATGAGCGCATTGTCCGGCACATTGCCGCCGGATATGACATAACGCCGGAATGGAGCGATATGCTCGCCTTGTTGTATGAACAGAAGCTGGGCCGGGTCCCTGTCGGCCAGACGGCTTCGGCGGGGGTTCAGATTGGAGTGCGGCGGACGATGCCCGTCGCGGAGGATAAGGTATGGACCTTCCTGCTGTCCTCCGAAGGGCTGCCCTTGTGGCTCGGCACGATGCCGTCCCTGCCCCTCGAAATCCGCCATGAGTATATGACGGAGGAAGGCACCCGCAGCCAGATTCGCTCCGTCATTCCGCGGCAGAAGCTGCGCTTGACCTGGCAGCCGCAGGGATGGGAGCATCCGTCCACGCTGCAAATCTACGTTCTCTCGAAGACCGCCGGCAAGACGACGGTCTCCGTGCACCAGGAGAAGCTGGAGGACATCTATATGAGGGAAGTGATGAGACGCCGCTGGGAAGAGGCGTTGGACCGTATTCCGTCGCGTCTTATCGGATGA
- a CDS encoding short chain dehydrogenase: MKILIVGASGTIGRAVAAELEARHDIIRAGRRGPDVQVDITDTDSILAMYKATGEVDAVVSAAGSAYFGPLADMTPEQNELSIGSKLKGQVNLVLLGHPYVRDRGSFTLTTGIMMDDPILQGASAALANGGVQAFVKAAAIEMPRGIRINSVSPNVLQESMDVYGAFFPGFDPVPARRVALAYRKSAEGAQTGQSYEVY; encoded by the coding sequence ATGAAAATCTTGATTGTTGGGGCGAGCGGCACGATCGGGCGCGCTGTTGCGGCCGAACTGGAAGCCCGTCATGACATCATCCGCGCGGGGAGACGAGGGCCGGATGTGCAAGTGGATATTACCGACACGGACAGCATCCTGGCGATGTATAAGGCGACGGGCGAAGTGGATGCGGTCGTCAGCGCGGCCGGAAGCGCGTATTTCGGCCCGCTGGCGGACATGACGCCCGAACAGAACGAGTTGTCGATCGGGAGCAAGCTCAAGGGGCAGGTGAATCTGGTGCTTCTCGGTCACCCCTATGTTCGCGACCGCGGCAGCTTCACCTTGACGACGGGCATCATGATGGATGATCCGATTCTTCAAGGGGCCTCGGCCGCCCTGGCCAACGGCGGCGTCCAAGCGTTCGTCAAGGCGGCGGCTATCGAAATGCCGCGAGGCATCCGCATCAACAGCGTCAGCCCGAATGTGCTGCAGGAATCCATGGATGTCTATGGGGCGTTCTTCCCCGGCTTCGATCCCGTTCCCGCGCGGCGGGTTGCGCTGGCGTACCGGAAGAGCGCGGAGGGGGCGCAGACGGGACAAAGCTATGAGGTCTATTGA
- a CDS encoding S-layer homology domain-containing protein, with amino-acid sequence MKRLMAALLSLMLILTSHSGLALAKGNDISAVSEQAYTRIGEDFDILDGNILLAKKDGTVWYWDIFGYPLHESDPFYKARLIQIPGLQDVKQFSFEGNDGESRLMTNYAALKKDGTVWFWDARNNTYLRDSSRTAPKPIKDLNHVTSLVADYSSRYQKFKTLFVLKSDGSVWCWVGRLGKGSSTAQYKLLDDVVSIKSADRHVYAVKKDGSVWQWEAYMYWPQNQFHYEGPKQIKGLADIVNIEMGGLTNYAYKKDGTVWSWPMYEPESIPIRLHKATGTRGIVQFSSQPADSNIDTTYALRKDDKLWSIDNGRVFPGLSNIASVHHKDKGRQKGKYVFKNYVLKKDQTLWAWEDSVSALPKLVVFTTESASGHRSGKGNKSTGDRSGTANKPTGDRPGTADKPTRDRFGSTDKPTRDRPETKAQPVIRPLPEVSLYPFLTMLQPGGQQFITANNVLPGTKITYTIDDPSIGTLANVNGIPVITANKAGQTMVRATATRAGLPDETTYLLLYVADGSMLSDTYVTAVRSIPDADKQNSVIVEGLTQAGELVITAASSEKPIPVNGQLVITPELIDRLAGNASKAKSAVKQALSENKIVPARELIVNAELLSLPTQNEYMFKLYKDGLAGRNDVDYITVHAGDATIVLNVATADRLFHSLQVIVIRLVKENNGGYRIQFEDEQGRDLANVPSNIKLILPANETDATHASMFYTNGKKAQPIGGKYNPSKNGMEAEINRSGTYFVDENSRSFPDVDDRDPELKQAIQFLASKGIVKGKDKGKFEPDSLLTRAEFTAMLVRAFYALDETATESFSDVHPPQWHHPYIASSEKKHIVQGYPDGTFKPDHTISREEMTAIGARSLHEKKHYFYPANPEKYLNQFVDKETISNWAKPTMSLAVKQRLIDVPSDQRIRAREAVTRGEAARMLYRLYLQL; translated from the coding sequence ATGAAACGATTGATGGCAGCGCTGTTAAGCCTTATGTTAATCCTCACGTCTCATTCAGGTTTAGCACTAGCCAAGGGGAATGACATAAGTGCCGTTAGCGAGCAGGCATATACACGTATCGGAGAGGATTTCGACATTCTTGACGGGAATATACTTCTGGCAAAAAAAGACGGAACCGTATGGTATTGGGATATCTTCGGTTATCCTCTTCATGAATCCGATCCATTCTATAAAGCCAGGCTGATTCAAATTCCGGGCTTGCAGGATGTGAAACAGTTCTCGTTCGAGGGCAACGACGGGGAAAGTAGATTAATGACGAACTACGCTGCGCTAAAAAAAGACGGAACCGTATGGTTTTGGGATGCTAGGAACAACACCTATCTTAGAGATAGTTCCAGGACTGCTCCGAAGCCTATCAAAGATTTGAATCACGTAACTTCACTCGTCGCCGATTATTCCAGCAGATACCAAAAATTCAAGACCTTATTTGTATTAAAGTCAGACGGTTCGGTTTGGTGTTGGGTAGGCCGATTAGGAAAAGGTTCGTCGACGGCTCAATACAAGCTGCTTGATGATGTCGTATCCATAAAATCTGCGGACCGTCACGTATACGCGGTTAAAAAAGACGGTTCGGTATGGCAATGGGAGGCCTACATGTACTGGCCGCAAAACCAATTTCATTACGAAGGTCCAAAGCAGATTAAAGGGCTTGCAGATATCGTCAACATAGAGATGGGCGGTTTGACAAACTATGCCTATAAGAAAGATGGCACGGTCTGGTCTTGGCCAATGTACGAACCCGAAAGTATACCCATCCGGTTACATAAAGCAACAGGCACGCGGGGTATTGTTCAATTTAGCTCACAGCCGGCAGATTCGAATATCGATACTACTTATGCTTTGCGAAAGGACGATAAACTCTGGTCAATAGACAACGGCCGAGTGTTCCCCGGGCTTTCGAATATTGCTTCCGTACACCATAAGGACAAGGGGAGACAAAAGGGGAAATATGTATTTAAAAATTATGTATTGAAAAAGGATCAGACCTTGTGGGCCTGGGAAGACAGTGTTTCTGCCTTGCCGAAGCTTGTTGTGTTCACGACAGAATCGGCATCTGGCCATCGCTCTGGAAAAGGAAACAAATCAACTGGCGATCGTTCTGGGACAGCAAACAAACCAACTGGCGATCGTCCTGGGACAGCAGACAAACCAACTCGCGATCGTTTTGGGTCAACAGACAAACCAACTCGTGATCGTCCTGAGACAAAAGCCCAGCCTGTGATACGGCCTTTACCGGAAGTCAGCCTTTATCCGTTTCTTACGATGCTGCAGCCTGGCGGACAACAGTTCATTACCGCAAACAATGTGCTTCCCGGGACCAAAATAACGTACACCATTGACGATCCGAGCATAGGAACCTTAGCGAACGTGAATGGCATACCGGTCATAACCGCGAATAAAGCCGGACAAACCATGGTGCGGGCAACGGCAACCAGGGCCGGGTTACCGGATGAGACCACTTACTTATTGTTGTATGTCGCGGACGGCAGCATGCTGTCCGATACGTATGTCACTGCCGTCCGGTCCATTCCTGACGCAGACAAGCAGAATTCGGTTATCGTGGAAGGACTGACGCAAGCAGGAGAGCTTGTGATCACAGCCGCAAGCAGCGAAAAGCCGATTCCTGTTAACGGTCAGCTCGTCATAACACCCGAATTAATTGACCGCTTAGCAGGCAATGCGTCAAAGGCGAAGTCCGCGGTAAAGCAGGCGCTGTCAGAAAATAAGATTGTTCCTGCGAGAGAGCTGATCGTGAATGCGGAACTTCTGTCTTTGCCCACACAAAATGAATATATGTTCAAGCTGTATAAGGATGGCTTAGCCGGTCGGAACGATGTCGATTATATTACCGTTCATGCAGGGGATGCGACGATCGTGCTGAATGTTGCGACCGCGGATCGCCTGTTCCATTCGCTCCAGGTAATCGTGATTCGTCTGGTCAAAGAAAATAACGGCGGATACCGCATACAATTTGAAGATGAACAAGGGCGGGATCTTGCGAACGTGCCAAGCAACATCAAGCTGATTCTTCCTGCAAATGAGACAGACGCGACACATGCCAGCATGTTCTATACGAATGGGAAAAAAGCGCAGCCGATCGGCGGGAAGTACAATCCGTCCAAAAACGGCATGGAGGCGGAAATCAACCGTTCCGGAACGTATTTCGTGGACGAGAATTCCAGATCATTCCCGGATGTTGACGATCGGGATCCAGAGCTAAAGCAAGCGATACAGTTTCTGGCCTCCAAAGGAATCGTTAAAGGGAAGGACAAGGGCAAGTTTGAACCTGATTCTCTGCTCACCCGCGCAGAGTTCACGGCCATGCTTGTAAGAGCTTTTTACGCTTTGGATGAAACGGCGACAGAAAGTTTCTCAGACGTTCATCCGCCGCAATGGCATCATCCATACATCGCTTCATCCGAAAAAAAGCATATTGTCCAAGGTTATCCAGACGGCACGTTTAAGCCGGATCATACGATATCCCGGGAAGAAATGACCGCCATCGGCGCAAGATCCCTGCATGAAAAGAAACATTATTTTTACCCCGCGAATCCGGAGAAGTACCTGAACCAATTCGTGGACAAAGAAACGATATCCAATTGGGCCAAGCCGACGATGTCCTTGGCTGTGAAGCAGCGCTTGATCGATGTTCCCTCCGATCAACGGATTAGAGCCCGCGAGGCGGTCACGCGCGGGGAAGCTGCCCGGATGCTGTACCGGCTTTATTTGCAGCTGTGA